A window from Citrus sinensis cultivar Valencia sweet orange chromosome 3, DVS_A1.0, whole genome shotgun sequence encodes these proteins:
- the LOC102630449 gene encoding uncharacterized protein LOC102630449 isoform X1 produces MTGLSWPHDQNSLRSQPSNHLRRRARNVSRLLAHREISPKTKYVPKRQWVDASKLKTCGPSDSSVRDAKRGLVSWVEAESLRHLSAKYCPLVPPPRSTIAAAFSPDGRTLASTHGDHTVKIIDCQTGNCLKVLSGHRRTPWVVRFHPLRSEILASGSLDHEVRLWDANTSECIGSCDFYRPIASIAFHAEGELLAVASGHKLYIWPYNNKEEASSPIIVLKTRRSLRAVHFHPHAAPFVLTAEVNDLDSSDSSMTRATSPGYLRYPPPAVFVANAQSGDHVSLAAELPLMSSLPFLIVPSVSIDDSRIDLQHASRRASSSNMQIEPSASLHLQSDSNVEQDGTVPSMETFPVIPPGREGSVNDSFPNGIESGVSDYAVDAMDTDEMQPAGVSGQGNSMNLDTLGGVMRGIPSHVSSQPAVTEFGQLQHLLPIRDRTFWELPFLQGWLMGQSQAGVPPMLLGGGNRDHSAQHMGSSLMSHQSPYSANAPVASLAVPGSIGLSGAPGRSGQHHIPHSRFSESESREGAASSNILQDSTDTQPIVSRIQSELATSLAAAAAAELPCTVKLRVWSHDIKNPCAALTAERCRLTIPHAVLCSEMGAHFSPCGRYLAACVACMLPYTETDPGLQTLVHQEPGASTSPTRHPISAHQVMYELRIYSLEESTFGSVLVSRAIRAAHCLTSIQFSPTSEHILLAYGRRHGSLLKSIVIDGETTSPIYTVLEVYRVSDMELVRVLPSAEDEVNVACFHPFAGGGLVYGTKEGKLRILQYDGVHGANCSGPNYFTAENLTEVQTYALEC; encoded by the exons ATGACGGGACTTTCCTGGCCTCACGATCAAAATTCCCTCCGATCACAACCGTCCAATCATCTCCGCCGCAG GGCTAGAAATGTTTCGCGTTTGTTAGCACACAGAGAGATTTCgcccaaaacaaaatatgtacCTAAAAGGCAGTGGGTGGATGCTTCTAAATTGAAGACTTGTGGGCCCAGCGACAGTTCAGTGAGAGATGCAAAACGGGGTCTTGTTTCATG GGTTGAGGCAGAATCATTACGGCATTTATCAGCAAAGTATTGTCCTTTGGTGCCTCCTCCAAGATCCACTATTGCGGCAGCATTTAGTCCTGATGGAAGAACACTTGCATCAACACA TGGTGACCACACTGTAAAGATAATCGATTGCCAAACTGGAAACTGCTTGAAGGTGTTGAGTGGACATCGGAGGACACCATGGGTG GTTAGGTTTCACCCATTACGTTCAGAAATTCTTGCAAGTGGGAGCTTGGATCATGAAGTTCGCTTGTGGGATGCAAACACATCGGAGTGTATAGGATCATGTGATTTCT ATCGTCCCATTGCTTCCATTGCTTTCCATGCTGAAGGAGAACTCCTTGCTGTTGCATCGGGTCACAAG TTGTACATATGGCCCTACAACAACAAAGAGGAAGCTTCCTCGCCAATAATTGTGCTGAAGACTAGGCGCTCACTTCGAGCTGTACATTTTCACCCTCATGCTGCTCCATTTGTTTTGACTGCTGAG GTCAATGATCTTGACTCTTCAGATTCGTCAATGACACGAGCAACGTCTCCTGGTTACTTGCGATATCCTCCCCCAGCTGTCTTTGTGGCAAATGCTCAGTCCGGTGACCATGTTAGCTTGGCTGCTGAACTTCCTCTTATGTCCTCCTTGCCTTTTTTGATTGTGCCTTCAGTTTCAATAGATGATTCAAGAATAGATTTGCAGCATGCTAGTAGGCGTGCCAGTTCAAGTAACATGCAAATTGAGCCTTCTGCTTCGTTGCACTTGCAATCAGATTCTAATGTAGAGCAAGATGGTACAGTGCCTTCTATGGAGACATTTCCTGTGATTCCTCCTGGAAGAGAAGGTTCTGTAAATGATTCTTTCCCTAATGGGATAGAAAGTGGTGTTTCTGATTATGCAGTGGATGCTATGGATACAGATGAAATGCAGCCTGCTGGGGTGAGCGGACAAGGTAACTCTATGAACCTTGATACTCTTGGTGGTGTAATGAGGGGAATTCCGTCACATGTTTCAAGTCAACCGGCTGTCACTGAATTTGGGCAACTTCAGCATCTTTTACCCATTAGAGATCGAACTTTTTGGGAGCTACCATTCTTGCAAGGTTGGTTAATGGGTCAAAGCCAAGCCGGTGTTCCTCCAATGCTTCTTGGTGGTGGTAATCGTGATCATTCAGCTCAACATATGGGTTCTTCTTTGATGTCTCATCAATCTCCTTATAGTGCGAACGCACCGGTGGCCTCTTTAGCAGTGCCTGGCAGCATTGGCCTATCTGGTGCTCCGGGAAGATCTGGCCAACATCATATTCCACACTCCCGCTTCTCTGAATCAGAATCTAGAGAAGGTGCTGCTTCCAGTAACATCCTGCAGGATAGCACTGATACTCAACCAATTGTAAGTAGAATTCAGTCTGAACTTGCCACATCACTGGCGGCTGCAGCAGCTGCAGAGTTGCCCTGCACTGTGAAGCTCAGAGTATGGTCACATGATATAAAGAATCCTTGTGCTGCACTTACTGCAGAAAGATGTCGCTTGACAATTCCGCATGCTGTCCTTTGCAG TGAAATGGGTGCCCATTTTTCACCCTGCGGGAGATATTTAGCTGCCTGTGTTGCTTGCATGCTTCCTTACACGGAAACTGATCCAGGATTACAAACATTAGTCCATCAAGAACCTGGGGCTTCAACATCCCCAACTCGCCACCCCATTTCAGCACACCAAGTCATGTACGAGCTTCGTATATATTCTCTCGAGGAGTCAAC TTTTGGTTCAGTGCTTGTATCGCGGGCAATTAGAGCAGCCCATTGTTTGACCTCAATTCAG TTTTCACCCACCTCCGAGCATATACTACTTGCCTATGGTAGACGTCATGGTTCTCTTCTTAAAAGCATTGTCATTGATGGGGAAACAACATCACCTATCTACACTGTTCTGGAG GTTTACAGAGTTTCAGATATGGAACTTGTGAGAGTGCTTCCTAGTGCAGAGGATGAGGTCAATGTTGCTTGCTTTCATCCTTTTGCCGGAGGAGGCCTTGTTTATGGAACCAAG GAAGGAAAACTTAGAATTCTTCAATATGATGGTGTTCACGGTGCGAACTGCAGTGGACCAAATTATTTTACTGCAGAAAACTTGACAGAG GTGCAGACATATGCTTTAGAATGCTAG
- the LOC102630449 gene encoding uncharacterized protein LOC102630449 isoform X2: MTGLSWPHDQNSLRSQPSNHLRRRARNVSRLLAHREISPKTKYVPKRQWVDASKLKTCGPSDSSVRDAKRGLVSWVEAESLRHLSAKYCPLVPPPRSTIAAAFSPDGRTLASTHGDHTVKIIDCQTGNCLKVLSGHRRTPWVVRFHPLRSEILASGSLDHEVRLWDANTSECIGSCDFYRPIASIAFHAEGELLAVASGHKLYIWPYNNKEEASSPIIVLKTRRSLRAVHFHPHAAPFVLTAEVNDLDSSDSSMTRATSPGYLRYPPPAVFVANAQSGDHVSLAAELPLMSSLPFLIVPSVSIDDSRIDLQHASRRASSSNMQIEPSASLHLQSDSNVEQDGTVPSMETFPVIPPGREGSVNDSFPNGIESGVSDYAVDAMDTDEMQPAGVSGQGNSMNLDTLGGVMRGIPSHVSSQPAVTEFGQLQHLLPIRDRTFWELPFLQGWLMGQSQAGVPPMLLGGGNRDHSAQHMGSSLMSHQSPYSANAPVASLAVPGSIGLSGAPGRSGQHHIPHSRFSESESREGAASSNILQDSTDTQPIVSRIQSELATSLAAAAAAELPCTVKLRVWSHDIKNPCAALTAERCRLTIPHAVLCSEMGAHFSPCGRYLAACVACMLPYTETDPGLQTLVHQEPGASTSPTRHPISAHQVMYELRIYSLEESTFGSVLVSRAIRAAHCLTSIQFSPTSEHILLAYGRRHGSLLKSIVIDGETTSPIYTVLEVYRVSDMELVRVLPSAEDEVNVACFHPFAGGGLVYGTKEGKLRILQYDGVHGANCSGPNYFTAENLTEVD; the protein is encoded by the exons ATGACGGGACTTTCCTGGCCTCACGATCAAAATTCCCTCCGATCACAACCGTCCAATCATCTCCGCCGCAG GGCTAGAAATGTTTCGCGTTTGTTAGCACACAGAGAGATTTCgcccaaaacaaaatatgtacCTAAAAGGCAGTGGGTGGATGCTTCTAAATTGAAGACTTGTGGGCCCAGCGACAGTTCAGTGAGAGATGCAAAACGGGGTCTTGTTTCATG GGTTGAGGCAGAATCATTACGGCATTTATCAGCAAAGTATTGTCCTTTGGTGCCTCCTCCAAGATCCACTATTGCGGCAGCATTTAGTCCTGATGGAAGAACACTTGCATCAACACA TGGTGACCACACTGTAAAGATAATCGATTGCCAAACTGGAAACTGCTTGAAGGTGTTGAGTGGACATCGGAGGACACCATGGGTG GTTAGGTTTCACCCATTACGTTCAGAAATTCTTGCAAGTGGGAGCTTGGATCATGAAGTTCGCTTGTGGGATGCAAACACATCGGAGTGTATAGGATCATGTGATTTCT ATCGTCCCATTGCTTCCATTGCTTTCCATGCTGAAGGAGAACTCCTTGCTGTTGCATCGGGTCACAAG TTGTACATATGGCCCTACAACAACAAAGAGGAAGCTTCCTCGCCAATAATTGTGCTGAAGACTAGGCGCTCACTTCGAGCTGTACATTTTCACCCTCATGCTGCTCCATTTGTTTTGACTGCTGAG GTCAATGATCTTGACTCTTCAGATTCGTCAATGACACGAGCAACGTCTCCTGGTTACTTGCGATATCCTCCCCCAGCTGTCTTTGTGGCAAATGCTCAGTCCGGTGACCATGTTAGCTTGGCTGCTGAACTTCCTCTTATGTCCTCCTTGCCTTTTTTGATTGTGCCTTCAGTTTCAATAGATGATTCAAGAATAGATTTGCAGCATGCTAGTAGGCGTGCCAGTTCAAGTAACATGCAAATTGAGCCTTCTGCTTCGTTGCACTTGCAATCAGATTCTAATGTAGAGCAAGATGGTACAGTGCCTTCTATGGAGACATTTCCTGTGATTCCTCCTGGAAGAGAAGGTTCTGTAAATGATTCTTTCCCTAATGGGATAGAAAGTGGTGTTTCTGATTATGCAGTGGATGCTATGGATACAGATGAAATGCAGCCTGCTGGGGTGAGCGGACAAGGTAACTCTATGAACCTTGATACTCTTGGTGGTGTAATGAGGGGAATTCCGTCACATGTTTCAAGTCAACCGGCTGTCACTGAATTTGGGCAACTTCAGCATCTTTTACCCATTAGAGATCGAACTTTTTGGGAGCTACCATTCTTGCAAGGTTGGTTAATGGGTCAAAGCCAAGCCGGTGTTCCTCCAATGCTTCTTGGTGGTGGTAATCGTGATCATTCAGCTCAACATATGGGTTCTTCTTTGATGTCTCATCAATCTCCTTATAGTGCGAACGCACCGGTGGCCTCTTTAGCAGTGCCTGGCAGCATTGGCCTATCTGGTGCTCCGGGAAGATCTGGCCAACATCATATTCCACACTCCCGCTTCTCTGAATCAGAATCTAGAGAAGGTGCTGCTTCCAGTAACATCCTGCAGGATAGCACTGATACTCAACCAATTGTAAGTAGAATTCAGTCTGAACTTGCCACATCACTGGCGGCTGCAGCAGCTGCAGAGTTGCCCTGCACTGTGAAGCTCAGAGTATGGTCACATGATATAAAGAATCCTTGTGCTGCACTTACTGCAGAAAGATGTCGCTTGACAATTCCGCATGCTGTCCTTTGCAG TGAAATGGGTGCCCATTTTTCACCCTGCGGGAGATATTTAGCTGCCTGTGTTGCTTGCATGCTTCCTTACACGGAAACTGATCCAGGATTACAAACATTAGTCCATCAAGAACCTGGGGCTTCAACATCCCCAACTCGCCACCCCATTTCAGCACACCAAGTCATGTACGAGCTTCGTATATATTCTCTCGAGGAGTCAAC TTTTGGTTCAGTGCTTGTATCGCGGGCAATTAGAGCAGCCCATTGTTTGACCTCAATTCAG TTTTCACCCACCTCCGAGCATATACTACTTGCCTATGGTAGACGTCATGGTTCTCTTCTTAAAAGCATTGTCATTGATGGGGAAACAACATCACCTATCTACACTGTTCTGGAG GTTTACAGAGTTTCAGATATGGAACTTGTGAGAGTGCTTCCTAGTGCAGAGGATGAGGTCAATGTTGCTTGCTTTCATCCTTTTGCCGGAGGAGGCCTTGTTTATGGAACCAAG GAAGGAAAACTTAGAATTCTTCAATATGATGGTGTTCACGGTGCGAACTGCAGTGGACCAAATTATTTTACTGCAGAAAACTTGACAGAGGTAGATTAG
- the LOC102630956 gene encoding uncharacterized protein LOC102630956, protein MNWIQRKIHLYNVTFGLYMLDWWERYLFNVLVVVLMWFIFYNGSKYVTDFFQRHLTVT, encoded by the exons ATGAATTGGATTCAACGGAAGATTCATCTCTACAATGTCACATTTGGACTCTACATGTTGGACTGGTGGGAGCGTTATCTTTTCA ATGTTTTGGTGGTGGTTTTGATGTGGTTCATCTTTTACAATGGGTCAAAATATGTAACTGACTTCTTCCAAAG GCATTTAACAGTGACCTGA